The sequence TTGATGAAATCGCCATCCTGTACCAAACCAATCAAGCCACCACTGGCAGCTTCTGGCGAGACATGACCAATCGACAAGCCCGAGGTGCCGCCGGAGAAACGGCCATCCGTCAACAAGGCGCAGCTCTTGCCCAATCCCATGGATTTCAGGTAGGTGGTCGGGTAGAGCATCTCCTGCATCCCCGGCCCGCCTTTCGGCCCTTCGTAGCGGATAACCACTACGTCACCGGCCACCACTTTGCCGCCAAGAATCGCGGCGACCGCATCATCCTGACTCTCATAAACTTTGGCCGGGCCACGGAAGATCAGACTCTCTTTATCCACGCCCGCCGTTTTTACGATACTGCCATTCTCGGCGATATTGCCGTATAACACCGCCAAACCGCCGTCTTGGCTGTAGGCGTGTTCACGGGTGCGGATACAACCCTCTTCGCGATCAGTATCCAGTGACGGGAAACGGCAATCTTGCGAGAACGCTTTGGTGGTGCGAATACCGGCCGGACCTGCGGCGTACATCTGCTTCACGCCCTCATCTTGGGTCAGCATCACGTCATAGGCTGACAACGTTTGGGTCAGATTCAGCCCCAAGACGTTTTTTACTTCGCGATTCAGCAGGTTAGCACGGTCCAACTCACCTAAAATACCCATCACCCCACCCGCGCGGTGTACATCTTCCATATGATATTTTTGTGTGCTCGGCGCGACTTTGCACAAATGCGGCACTTGGCGAGATAGACGGTCAATATCGCTAATATCGAAATCAACATCCCCTTCCTGCGCCGCCGCCAGCAAGTGCAGTACGGTGTTGGTCGAGCCGCCCATCGCGATATCCAGCGTCATGGCGTTTTCAAATGCCGCTTTGTTGGCGATGCTGCGCGGCAAGGCCGTGACATCATCCTGCTCGTAATAGCGTTTGGTCAGCTCAACGATATGCTTACCGGCATCAAGGAACAGCTGTTTGCGGTCAGCATGAGTCGCCAGCAGAGAACCATTGCCCGGCAAGGCCAAGCCCAGCGCCTCATTCAGGCAGTTCATCGAGTTGGCGGTAAACATCCCTGAGCAGGAGCCGCAGGTTGGGCACGCTGAGCGCTCAATTTGCTCACTGTCGGCATCGCTGACATTGGGGTTGGCCCCCTGAATCATGGCATCCACCAGATCCAGTTTGATGATTTTATCGGACAGCTTGGTTTTACCCGCTTCCATCGGGCCACCGGAGACAAAGATCACCGGAATATTCAGTCGCAGAGAGGCCATCAGCATCCCTGGGGTAATTTTGTCGCAGTTAGAGATACAGACCATGGCATCCGCGCAGTGGGCGTTCACCATGTACTCAACCGAGTCGGCAATCAATTCGCGCGAAGGCAGAGAGTAGAGCATACCGCCGTGCCCCATAGCGATACCATCATCCACCGCAATGGTGTTGAACTCTTTCGCCACACCACCCGAGGCTTCAATTTGCTCCGCGACCAGTTTGCCTAAGTCGCGCAAATGAACGTGGCCCGGTACAAACTGGGTAAATGAGTTAACCACGGCAATAATCGGTTTGCCGAAGTCATCATCGGTCATACCGGTAGCGCGCCACAGTGCGCGGGCGCCGGCCATATTGCGGCCATGAGTGGTGGTATGGGAACGGTACTTAGGCATTGTCTCTTCACTCCAGATTTTTGTATTGCAAATCAATTTGTTGTTGCGGATATAATCTGTTGCAGGTGGCGAACGAACCACCTGCTGATCCTGTCTGTCAGTTTCTATTTATTATTGATTGATCGGGTCCAACCAGCCCCACTTGTCTTCGGTTTCACCGGTGAACAGGCCGAAGAAGGCTTGCTGAATTTTGGCCGTAATCGGGCCACGTTTACCAATGCCGACCTGAATGCCATCAACACTGCGCACTGGCGTGATCTCTGCCGCAGTCCCAGACATAAACACTTCATCCGCCAGATAGAGCGACTCACGCGACAGCACTTGCTCACGCACTTCCAGCCCCATATCTTTCGCCAGTTTGATAATGGCGTCGCGGGTAATACCCGGCAGCGCGGAAGAGGTAAATGGCGGCGTGAACAGGATGCCATCTTTCACTTCAAACAGGTTCTCGCCGGCACCTTCAGACAGGAAGCCGTGGATATCCAGCGCAATCCCTTCCTGATAGCCATGGCGGCGTGCTTCACTGCCCACCAGCAAGGAAGAGAGATAGTTGCCCCCAGCTTTAGCCGCTGTTGGGATGGTGTTAGGAGCAACACGGTTCCATGAGGAGACCATCGCATCAATACCTTGCTCCAGCGCTTCTGGGCCAAGGTACGCACCCCAAGGGAAGGCCGCGATAATCACATCTGTCTTATAGCCATCTGGCGGGTTCACACCCATGCCAACATCACCGATAAACACTAATGGGCGGATATAGGCGCTGGTCAGCTTATTGGTCCGCAGTGTCTCGCGACAAGCTTCCATCAACTCATCAACCGACTGAGATACTGGCATACGGTAAATTTTGGCCGAGTCATGCAAACGCTGCATGTGTTCGCGGTGACGGAAGACCACTGGCCCTTTATGGGAGTCGTAGCAACGAACACCTTCGAAGACTGACGTGCCGTAGTGTAACGCGTGAGACATTACGTGAACTTTGGCCTCTGCCCACGGAACCATTTCACCGTTAAACCAAATAAAATCAGCTTTCTTCGTCATTCTTTTCTTTCCTTGTGGCGCATCAGGCGCGTATCTGTAATGAATTAGGTTGTAGGATCTCGACGCAGGCGACATCCATAAGCTTACTCAGCTGAGAAGACAGTAAATCGACAGGGCGTTGGCTGGCAACGGTCAATTCAATATTAATATTCTCAGCATTAATCATTGGTGACATATTCATAGCACAAACCTGAAAGCCACGGTGCCGCACCACCCGCAATACGCGCTCTAACATCTCAGGGCGGAAGCGGGCTTGAATAGAGAGTTGATGTTGTATCATGAGACTTTCTCCAGCATGGTTTCATTACCTGCACCTGGCGGCACTAACGGCCAAACGTTTTCGAGTTCGTCGATAGAAACATGAAGCAAATAAGGGCCTTCGCTGTTAAACAGCGCATCCAGTGCGGCATCGACTTGGTCTTTTCGAGTGATACGTTGGCCGGGGATATTGAAAGCACTGGCCAGAGTGATAAAGTCGGGGTTATCAGAAAGATTGGTTTCGCTATAACGGCCATCAAAAAAGAGCTGCTGCCACTGTCGAACCATGCCCAATCGCTGGTTATCCAACAGCACGATCTTCAGCGGTAACTGTTTTCGTTTTATCGTGCCCAGCTCCTGCACATTCATCATAAACGAGCCATCACCAGAGACACAGATAACCATGTCATCAGGGCGGGCCATTTGTGCCCCCACTGCGGCTGGCACGCCGAAACCCATGGTGCCCAAGCCGCTGGAGGTGATGAAATTCTCAGGGCGGGTAAAGCTCATATGTTGCGCCGTCCACATCTGATGCTGGCCCACATCTGTGGTCACCACGGTTTGCGGCGCTTTACGCTCAGAGATCTGCTTCAGTAACAACGGGGCATAAATCGCCTGCCCAGGGTGGTCGTAACGCCAGCTATACCGCTGTTTTAACGCCATAACCTCATCGCGCCACGGTTGGATATTCAGCGGCTGCTGTAAGGCGGGTAACAATACGTTCAAATTACCCTGCAAGGCCACGTGCACCTGACGTAATTTACCCAGTTCCGCCGGGTCGATATCCATATGGATAACTTTTGCTTTCGGGGCGAATGTATTCAGCTTGCCGGTTACGCGGTCATCAAAACGTGCGCCCACCGCGATCAATAAATCACAATCCTGTACCGCAAAGTTCGCCGCTTTGGTGCCATGCATCCCCAACATCCCCAGATAGCAAGGGTGCTCAGTATCCGGTGCGCCCAAGCCTTTCAGGGTCGCCACCGCAGGCATACCTGTGGCCTCAATAAAATCACGCAGCGCGGGAACCGCTTGCGCCATACCGACGCCACCGCCGACATACAGCATCGGTTTTTTCGCGGTCGCCAGCATATCCCAAGCTTGTTGCAACTCAGCGGCTGAATCAACCAAGTGCTCTTCAACCGGCATCAGGTGCGGGGTCAACTCTCCCACTGCCAACTGAATATCTTTCGGAATATCAATTAAAACCGGCCCGGGGCGGCCACTGGTGGCGATGGCAAAGGCTTCAGCCATAATACCCGGCAGCGCATCCAGTGATTCAACGAGGAAACTGTGTTTGGTGCAGGCCAGTGACAAGCCCAGTACGTCGATCTCCTGAAAAGCATCAGTGCCGATCAGCGCGGAACCCACTTGACCGGTGATCGCGATGACAGGAACAGAGTCCAGCAAGGCATCAGCCAAACCGGTGATCAGATTAGTGGCCCCCGGACCGGAAGTGGCGATACACACCCCGACTTTGCCGGTAGCACGTGCATAACCAATCGCGGCAATCGCTGCGCCCTGCTCATGGCGGCAGAGCAGATGCTCGACACCCCCATCATACAGTGCGTCGTACACTGGCATAATCGCCCCACCCGGGTAGCCGAATACCGTATCAACACCCTGTGCACGCAACGCTTGAACCACCCACTGAGCACCATTCATAGTTATTTCCCCGACCTTTTGCGGGAGGCACAGGATTTTATTCTGTTGTGCATTTTATGTTCCTCGCGTCTTTAACGGACCAATAAAAAAACCCCCGGACCTTTCGGTGCGGGGGTTCTCTTGAGATTAAGGCTTGATTTTTATGCCTTTCTTCGTCCAAGTGCAGCCCCGCACGGTGGGATAATAATCACCACCACGCTAATTAGGACTAGGTTAATCACTTGGACAATCGCTTTCATAATTAGGTTGTTCATCTGTCTAGTGTCGAACGAATACCTACAGAGTTATCACAGTTATTGGTTATCTGACAATATTTATTTAATTTATTATTTTGTGAGCCTACACACGAAACGCCACAAACATATTATTTATCAATCAGTAAAACCCTCATCGGCGAGCGGGTCTTTTTTTGCAGGCCGGGCCGCAATTTTTACTTTTAGTGCAGCCATTGCACCGAAACTTTTCGCGATATTTCGCAACTCCGCTCTTTTCCTGTGTACAGAAAAAAAACTTGAGGCACTCTCTGGCTGGCGGCAATGACAGCAAAGGAGTGCATTATGTCACTGGCAACAATTCACACTCGCGCCACTCTGGGTATCCAAGCCCCCAATGTCACGGTAGAAGTCCACATCAGTAATGGGCTACCCGGACTCGTCTTGGTTGGCTTACCAGAGACCACAGTAAAAGAGGCACGGGATAGGGTTCGGAGCGCATTAATCAACAGCGGTTTTAGTTTTCCCGCTAAACGGATCACCGTCAGTCTGGCTCCGGCAGACTTACCCAAAGAGGGCGGTCGTTATGATCTGCCGATTGCATTAGCGATACTGGCGGCGTCAGAACAGATTCCTGCGGATAAGTTAACGCAGTATGAGTTCTTGGGTGAACTCGCCCTGTCAGGGGCGCTAAGGCGGGTTAGCGGCGCAATTCCGGCCGCACTTGCCAGCCGGGCGGCCCAGCGGCAACTTATCCTCCCGACCGCCAACCATCTTGAGATAGGCTTGATCCCGCAAGGTAACAGTTGGGTCGCCGATCACTTATTAGCGGTGTGTGGCTTTTTGCAGGGTGAAAACAGCCTCGCTCAGGGCCAGCCCCTTGAGTCGGCCCCCTCTTGGGATAGCGACCTCGATCTGCAAGATATCATCGGCCAGTCACAGGCTAAACGCGCCTTGGAAATTGCCGCCGCGGGCGGCCATAACCTGTTGCTGCTCGGGCCACCGGGGACCGGCAAAACCATGCTAGCTAATCGGTTAACCGGATTACTGCCGCCGCTCACCGATCAAGAGGCACTGGAGGCCGCCGCCATCAACGGCCTGCTGCACAGTAACGAACTGCCTGCCCAGTGGCGCTGCCGCGCTTTTCGCGCACCGCATCACAGCGCATCCATGGCGGCACTGATTGGCGGCGGCTCCATCCCCCGCCCCGGTGAGATATCACTGGCCCACAACGGGGTGCTGTTTCTGGATGAACTGCCGGAGTTTGAGCGTCGGGTACTGGATTCTCTGCGCGAGCCGCTGGAGTCAGGCGAAATAATTATCTCCCGCGCAGCAGCCAAAGTGTGCTTCCCGGCAAAAGTGCAACTGATCGCCGCGATGAATCCTAGCCCCAGTGGCCATTATCAGGGTATTCATAACCGGACACCGCCACAGCAAATTCTGCGCTATTTAGCAAAACTGTCTGGCCCGTTTCTGGACCGATTTGATCTCTCGATAGAAGTGCCACTGCTCCCCGCAGGTATGCTCGGCACACAGAAAAATCAGGGGGAGCGCAGTGAAACCGTCAGGCGGCGGGTATTACAGGCGAGACAGAGGCAACTGGATAGAGCGGGAAAGATAAATACCCAACTGAGTAGCCAAGAAGTGGCCGAACATTGCTATTTAGCACCAGAGAACGCCGCCTTTCTGGAGCAAGTTCTGCTGACATTGGGGTTGTCGGTGCGCGCTTGGCACCATATTTTGAAAGTCGCCCGCACGATCGCGGATCTGGCTCAGGAAGAGAGCATCCAAAAAAGTCATCTTTCAGAAGCTTTAAGCTATCGTTGCATGGATCGATTGCTGTTACAGCTACATAAGAGCCTAATGTGAAATAGGGAGCAAAGCCCCCTATTATCAAGTGTCGCAGCTAACAACCTTGCGGCGTCAAGGCCGAAGGGAATACCCAAAGCCATTGGCGTCACAATTAGTCGTCGCTATCGGTATAATCTTCCACCGCATCCATCTGCGGCTTACCGCCGGACAGCGTATGGAAACGTTTAGGACGACGAGTTCGGGTCACATATTTTGACCAGACTTTCTCCTCGGCACTGACCGGTTCACGTTCGCCACGACAAACAGCCACAAACTGCTGCTCTTCTTCTGTTGCAGGCTCGCGCTTGCCAAGGTCGAGTTCGTTGAAAGCGTAGCCAAAGCGCTCTAGTAATTGCGCCTCTTTAATGGTGAAATCGCCGTGACGCGAGAACCCGCGAGGATAATGTTTATTATCAAAAAAACGATTGGTCGTGATGAAGCTATCCGCCATCTGACACGCTCCTAATTCTCTCATGGTCGTGCTGTTTATGGCGCGGAGTATTAGATAGGCTTGACATCGTGTAAAACAAAACATTTAAATCTTAACGATAAAAAAAATTGGAGATGGGTGTGGATACTGAATTACTGAAAACCTTTTTGGAAGTCAGTAGAACTCGCCACTTTGGTCGCGCGGCTGAATCTTTGTACTTAACGCAGTCGGCGGTGAGTTTTCGTATCCGTCAGTTGGAAAATCAATTAGGTGCAAATTTATTCACTCGTCACCGCAATAATATTCGTCTAACACCCGCAGGTGAGCGGCTGGTTCCCTATGCTGAAACATTGATGAGCACTTGGCAGTTGGCTAAAAAAGAGGTTGCCCACTCGCTGCAACATACTGAATTGTCTATTGGTGCAACCGCGTCCCTGTGGGAGGCTTACCTCACCCCATGGTTGCAACAATTATACAAACAACGAGGCTCATTGCGCCTTGAGGCACGTATTGCCCTGCGACAATCGCTGGTGAAACAGCTGCACGAACGGCAACTGGATTTGCTGATTACCACCGAGCCACCGAAGATGGACGAGTTAGCCAGCCAGTTGTTAGGGCATTTTTCGCTGCGGCTTTTCTCGGCAATGGCCCTTGATTCGTCGAAAGAAACTGACGTCGAGAATGAGCATGAAAATGCAAACGAAGTGCCCTACATCAAACTTGAGTGGGGGGCTGATTTTCATCTGCAAGAGAACCGACTGCTGGATAGCGAGCAGATGCCGGTATTAACCACCACCTCAGCCCATTTGACCCGGCAGCTATTGGAAACCACTGGGGGCTGCGCATTCCTGCCGGAACATTGGCAAAAAGAGTACCCTCAGTTGGTGATTAGCACTGATATACCCGCGATCGTGCGGCCACTGTATGCCGTTTGGTTGCAAAACAGTGACCAGCAACCCTTGATCCGACAACTGTTAAAAACCCCGATGAATAACGCCACCCAGAGCGCTATACCGGATTAAGAGGTGGTGACTGAGGGCGAGCCCGGCGATTCAAATAAAAGGCACTCATCATCTTCTGAATCGCAATAAAGCTAAACAGCAGAATTCCGATAACTATCTTGGTCCACCATGAGCTGAGCGTACCATCGAATGTGATGTAACTCTGTATCAGCCCCTGAATCAACACCCCAAACAGAGTCCCGAAGACAGTTCCGATACCGCCAGTGAGTAGTGTGCCGCCGATAACGACAGCCGCAATCGCATCTAACTCGACACCACTGGCCGCCAACGCATAACCCGCAGAGGTGTAGAGTGAGAAGACAATACCCGACAGCGCCGCGAGTGTGCTCGATAACATGTAGATTTTAATGGTGGTTTTTCTAACAGGAACGCCCATCAACGCAGCAGAAACACTGTTGCCTCCGATGGCATAGACGTTATGACCGAAACGGGTACGGTGGGCCAGCAGTACACCAAACACCACCACCATCAGCATGATGAAGGCAAGTAGCGTAAATCGCCCCCCGCCGGGGACTTTCCAGGCATAATTGGCTAGCGTGGCATAAATAGGGTGGTCGATGGGAATGGACTCTTCAGAGACGATAAAACTCATGCCCCGCACAAAGAACATCCCGGCCAGAGTGATGATGAACGCCGGGAGTTTCAGGGAATCAATAATCCATCCCATTAATGCACCAAACATCGCCCCCATAAATAAGACTATGGCAAAGGCGTAGACTGGATGAATCCCATAAGTGCCGATTAATTTCGCCAGCAGTACGCCCGTAAAAGCAATGACTGAGCCGACAGAGAGGTCGATCCCACCCGAGAGAATGACGAAAGTCATGCCCACGGCAACAATGCCTAGAAAGGCATTATCCGTCAGTAAATCACACCATACGCGAGTGGATGAAAAGCTAGGGAACTGGCTGAGACAAAAAGCATATCCCAGAATAAAAACGGCGATAGTAATCAGCAAAGGAATATTACGCTTTAACATTATTTTCGCCTCTGGAAGATATGGCTCAATGAGATCATCGGTGACTGCACCACCAAGACGGCTAAGACCACCACGGCTTTAAGCACCAGATTAAATTCCGGCTGATAACCTGAGAGTAAGATCCCAGTATTCATCCCTTGGATAATCAAAGCGCCGATCACTGAGAGCAGAAGATTAAAACGCCCCCCCATCAAGGATGCACCCCCAATCACCACCGCCAGAATCGCATCCAACTCCAGCCATAAACCGGCGTTGTTTGCATCCGCACCACGGATATCTGCGGTCACAATAATGCCCGCGACGGCGGCACAGATACCACAAATCACATAGACCGCAATCAGTACTAATCGCGTGCTCACCCCCGCATTGCGCGCTGAACGTAAGTTAATACCCACTGACTCAATAAATAACCCCAGTGCTGTTTTGCGGGTCAATAACCACACAATAA comes from Yersinia mollaretii ATCC 43969 and encodes:
- the ilvG gene encoding acetolactate synthase 2 catalytic subunit, which translates into the protein MNGAQWVVQALRAQGVDTVFGYPGGAIMPVYDALYDGGVEHLLCRHEQGAAIAAIGYARATGKVGVCIATSGPGATNLITGLADALLDSVPVIAITGQVGSALIGTDAFQEIDVLGLSLACTKHSFLVESLDALPGIMAEAFAIATSGRPGPVLIDIPKDIQLAVGELTPHLMPVEEHLVDSAAELQQAWDMLATAKKPMLYVGGGVGMAQAVPALRDFIEATGMPAVATLKGLGAPDTEHPCYLGMLGMHGTKAANFAVQDCDLLIAVGARFDDRVTGKLNTFAPKAKVIHMDIDPAELGKLRQVHVALQGNLNVLLPALQQPLNIQPWRDEVMALKQRYSWRYDHPGQAIYAPLLLKQISERKAPQTVVTTDVGQHQMWTAQHMSFTRPENFITSSGLGTMGFGVPAAVGAQMARPDDMVICVSGDGSFMMNVQELGTIKRKQLPLKIVLLDNQRLGMVRQWQQLFFDGRYSETNLSDNPDFITLASAFNIPGQRITRKDQVDAALDALFNSEGPYLLHVSIDELENVWPLVPPGAGNETMLEKVS
- the ilvL gene encoding ilv operon leader peptide → MKAIVQVINLVLISVVVIIIPPCGAALGRRKA
- the ilvD gene encoding dihydroxy-acid dehydratase, translating into MPKYRSHTTTHGRNMAGARALWRATGMTDDDFGKPIIAVVNSFTQFVPGHVHLRDLGKLVAEQIEASGGVAKEFNTIAVDDGIAMGHGGMLYSLPSRELIADSVEYMVNAHCADAMVCISNCDKITPGMLMASLRLNIPVIFVSGGPMEAGKTKLSDKIIKLDLVDAMIQGANPNVSDADSEQIERSACPTCGSCSGMFTANSMNCLNEALGLALPGNGSLLATHADRKQLFLDAGKHIVELTKRYYEQDDVTALPRSIANKAAFENAMTLDIAMGGSTNTVLHLLAAAQEGDVDFDISDIDRLSRQVPHLCKVAPSTQKYHMEDVHRAGGVMGILGELDRANLLNREVKNVLGLNLTQTLSAYDVMLTQDEGVKQMYAAGPAGIRTTKAFSQDCRFPSLDTDREEGCIRTREHAYSQDGGLAVLYGNIAENGSIVKTAGVDKESLIFRGPAKVYESQDDAVAAILGGKVVAGDVVVIRYEGPKGGPGMQEMLYPTTYLKSMGLGKSCALLTDGRFSGGTSGLSIGHVSPEAASGGLIGLVQDGDFINIDIPNRGIVLDVSESELAARRETEEARGAAAWSPKARERQVSYALRAYALLATSADKGAVRDKSKLGG
- the ilvM gene encoding acetolactate synthase 2 small subunit encodes the protein MIQHQLSIQARFRPEMLERVLRVVRHRGFQVCAMNMSPMINAENINIELTVASQRPVDLLSSQLSKLMDVACVEILQPNSLQIRA
- a CDS encoding DUF413 domain-containing protein, with amino-acid sequence MADSFITTNRFFDNKHYPRGFSRHGDFTIKEAQLLERFGYAFNELDLGKREPATEEEQQFVAVCRGEREPVSAEEKVWSKYVTRTRRPKRFHTLSGGKPQMDAVEDYTDSDD
- a CDS encoding branched-chain amino acid transaminase, which translates into the protein MTKKADFIWFNGEMVPWAEAKVHVMSHALHYGTSVFEGVRCYDSHKGPVVFRHREHMQRLHDSAKIYRMPVSQSVDELMEACRETLRTNKLTSAYIRPLVFIGDVGMGVNPPDGYKTDVIIAAFPWGAYLGPEALEQGIDAMVSSWNRVAPNTIPTAAKAGGNYLSSLLVGSEARRHGYQEGIALDIHGFLSEGAGENLFEVKDGILFTPPFTSSALPGITRDAIIKLAKDMGLEVREQVLSRESLYLADEVFMSGTAAEITPVRSVDGIQVGIGKRGPITAKIQQAFFGLFTGETEDKWGWLDPINQ
- a CDS encoding YifB family Mg chelatase-like AAA ATPase: MSLATIHTRATLGIQAPNVTVEVHISNGLPGLVLVGLPETTVKEARDRVRSALINSGFSFPAKRITVSLAPADLPKEGGRYDLPIALAILAASEQIPADKLTQYEFLGELALSGALRRVSGAIPAALASRAAQRQLILPTANHLEIGLIPQGNSWVADHLLAVCGFLQGENSLAQGQPLESAPSWDSDLDLQDIIGQSQAKRALEIAAAGGHNLLLLGPPGTGKTMLANRLTGLLPPLTDQEALEAAAINGLLHSNELPAQWRCRAFRAPHHSASMAALIGGGSIPRPGEISLAHNGVLFLDELPEFERRVLDSLREPLESGEIIISRAAAKVCFPAKVQLIAAMNPSPSGHYQGIHNRTPPQQILRYLAKLSGPFLDRFDLSIEVPLLPAGMLGTQKNQGERSETVRRRVLQARQRQLDRAGKINTQLSSQEVAEHCYLAPENAAFLEQVLLTLGLSVRAWHHILKVARTIADLAQEESIQKSHLSEALSYRCMDRLLLQLHKSLM
- the yjfF gene encoding galactofuranose ABC transporter, permease protein YjfF; the protein is MLKRNIPLLITIAVFILGYAFCLSQFPSFSSTRVWCDLLTDNAFLGIVAVGMTFVILSGGIDLSVGSVIAFTGVLLAKLIGTYGIHPVYAFAIVLFMGAMFGALMGWIIDSLKLPAFIITLAGMFFVRGMSFIVSEESIPIDHPIYATLANYAWKVPGGGRFTLLAFIMLMVVVFGVLLAHRTRFGHNVYAIGGNSVSAALMGVPVRKTTIKIYMLSSTLAALSGIVFSLYTSAGYALAASGVELDAIAAVVIGGTLLTGGIGTVFGTLFGVLIQGLIQSYITFDGTLSSWWTKIVIGILLFSFIAIQKMMSAFYLNRRARPQSPPLNPV
- the hdfR gene encoding HTH-type transcriptional regulator HdfR encodes the protein MDTELLKTFLEVSRTRHFGRAAESLYLTQSAVSFRIRQLENQLGANLFTRHRNNIRLTPAGERLVPYAETLMSTWQLAKKEVAHSLQHTELSIGATASLWEAYLTPWLQQLYKQRGSLRLEARIALRQSLVKQLHERQLDLLITTEPPKMDELASQLLGHFSLRLFSAMALDSSKETDVENEHENANEVPYIKLEWGADFHLQENRLLDSEQMPVLTTTSAHLTRQLLETTGGCAFLPEHWQKEYPQLVISTDIPAIVRPLYAVWLQNSDQQPLIRQLLKTPMNNATQSAIPD